In Rubrobacter radiotolerans DSM 5868, a genomic segment contains:
- a CDS encoding sortase, translated as MRLGVGRLVALIAAIAMLAFVGGCGSLVQGGGQEQQGGSGQQQEQQQGQQGGEDTQQQEQQASGGETTQEQQGGEQGAQAPEDPTLSLSIPSLNKNIENIPTGRGDDEQLLTDNAAIHVFPTGFPWQEGANTYLAGHVEGYPGTPSYKAFEGLRELQNGDEIIITDANGTEYTYEVFEGRVIDPTDTSVLDPVPGRSIVTLQTCEIVEVNPDGTPNYSDTERYIVQGELVS; from the coding sequence ATGCGTCTCGGAGTAGGGAGGCTCGTCGCGTTGATCGCGGCGATCGCGATGCTGGCGTTTGTCGGGGGCTGCGGTTCCCTGGTGCAGGGCGGGGGCCAAGAGCAGCAGGGCGGCTCCGGCCAGCAGCAGGAGCAGCAGCAGGGGCAGCAGGGCGGAGAAGATACCCAGCAGCAGGAGCAGCAGGCCTCCGGCGGGGAGACCACGCAGGAGCAGCAGGGCGGAGAGCAGGGCGCTCAGGCTCCCGAGGATCCGACCCTGAGCCTCTCGATCCCGAGCCTCAACAAGAACATCGAGAACATCCCGACCGGGCGCGGCGACGACGAGCAGCTCCTTACGGACAACGCCGCAATACACGTCTTCCCGACCGGTTTCCCGTGGCAGGAGGGCGCCAACACGTACCTCGCCGGGCACGTCGAGGGCTACCCGGGGACGCCGAGCTACAAGGCCTTCGAGGGCCTGCGGGAGCTACAGAACGGCGACGAGATCATCATCACCGACGCCAACGGCACCGAGTACACCTACGAGGTCTTCGAGGGCCGGGTCATAGACCCGACCGACACCTCCGTGCTCGACCCGGTTCCCGGCCGCAGCATCGTAACGCTGCAGACCTGCGAGATCGTCGAGGTCAACCCCGACGGTACTCCGAACTACTCGGACACCGAGCGGTACATCGTCCAGGGCGAGCTCGTAAGCTAG
- a CDS encoding isochorismate synthase translates to MRPVRELAGLVRELLLRPESRGGERRAVRLAVEFSAGAGEVPSLETPLGWLFSLKNRTEAQLFPKVYWSGREAARRGGRESAAVGAAHRADGLQATLLAAADSPETRYYGGLRFDSGYPEERRDARWSGFGDGSFVLPRVELSRDDGLCVLSCNLVLPDDAKYAESLPAFVEGLMAEDPAGPDGAAPRLVARRDRPDFEGWSREVERAVEEFRERPGKVVFARRADLDFDGDLDALSLLGSLKAATPGCFHFYFEPEPGGAAFIGATPERLYGREGRAVRSEAVAGTRPRGASAADDDGLLEELLGSEKDRAEQRYVRDSIERDLRKLCAALTVEEGVSEMKLASRRHLVSRFRGTLAEGVTDADVIRALHPTPAVGGYPKGEAILRLRDSEPFDRGWYAGPVGWLSRDAAELAVGIRSGLVGGSRLSLFSGAGIVAGSTPGGEWAEIEQKISDFILVLGDGESSGAAPAVALPHDAPDSLERATG, encoded by the coding sequence GTGCGTCCGGTCCGCGAGCTCGCCGGGCTCGTCCGGGAGCTTCTTCTGCGGCCCGAGTCCCGGGGCGGGGAGCGCCGCGCCGTCAGGCTCGCCGTCGAGTTCTCCGCCGGTGCGGGGGAGGTGCCCTCCCTTGAGACACCGCTCGGCTGGCTGTTCTCCCTGAAGAACCGGACGGAGGCGCAGCTCTTCCCGAAGGTCTACTGGTCGGGCCGTGAGGCCGCAAGGCGAGGCGGCCGGGAGTCCGCCGCCGTGGGCGCCGCTCACCGGGCAGACGGCCTGCAAGCGACGCTCCTTGCGGCGGCGGACTCGCCGGAGACGCGGTACTACGGAGGGCTCAGGTTCGACTCCGGCTACCCGGAGGAGCGCCGGGACGCGCGGTGGAGCGGATTCGGAGACGGCTCCTTTGTACTGCCGAGGGTCGAGCTGTCGAGAGACGACGGTCTTTGCGTCCTCTCCTGCAACCTTGTCCTGCCGGACGACGCAAAGTACGCGGAGTCTCTGCCCGCGTTCGTTGAAGGTCTGATGGCGGAAGACCCGGCAGGCCCTGACGGCGCAGCTCCCCGGCTCGTTGCAAGAAGGGACCGGCCGGACTTCGAGGGCTGGAGTCGCGAGGTAGAGCGAGCGGTCGAGGAGTTCCGGGAGCGACCGGGGAAGGTCGTCTTCGCCCGCCGGGCCGACCTAGACTTCGACGGGGACCTCGACGCGCTCTCGCTGCTCGGGAGCCTGAAGGCCGCGACCCCCGGGTGCTTCCACTTCTACTTCGAGCCCGAGCCCGGCGGCGCGGCGTTTATCGGCGCTACCCCGGAGCGGCTCTACGGGCGCGAGGGACGGGCCGTGAGGAGCGAGGCCGTCGCCGGAACCCGGCCCCGGGGCGCGTCGGCGGCGGACGACGACGGACTGCTCGAAGAGCTGCTCGGAAGCGAGAAGGACCGAGCCGAGCAGCGCTACGTCCGGGACAGCATCGAGAGAGACCTGCGGAAGCTGTGCGCGGCGCTCACCGTCGAGGAGGGCGTCTCGGAGATGAAGCTCGCGAGCCGCAGGCACCTCGTGTCGAGGTTCCGGGGTACGCTCGCGGAGGGCGTAACGGACGCGGACGTTATCCGGGCGCTTCATCCCACCCCGGCGGTCGGGGGATATCCGAAGGGTGAGGCGATCTTGCGGCTGCGAGACTCCGAGCCGTTTGATCGGGGCTGGTACGCCGGACCGGTCGGCTGGCTCTCGCGGGACGCGGCGGAGCTTGCGGTCGGCATCCGCTCCGGGCTCGTCGGCGGGAGCCGGCTCTCGCTGTTTTCCGGGGCCGGGATCGTCGCAGGCTCGACGCCCGGGGGCGAGTGGGCCGAGATCGAGCAGAAGATCTCCGACTTTATCCTTGTCCTTGGCGACGGAGAGTCCTCAGGCGCCGCTCCGGCGGTCGCGCTTCCGCACGACGCTCCGGACTCCCTAGAGCGCGCGACCGGCTAG
- the nth gene encoding endonuclease III, translating into MTERREQTERRAAPFPEVFARLSAEYPGADTELRWSDPLELLVAVILSAQSTDVRVNAVTESLFRKYRSPEDYLAVAQEELEEDIRPAGFFRNKAKAIQGMARRLIEAHDGEVPRSMEDLVALPGVGRKTANVVLGNAFGINEGVVVDTHVKRLANRLGLTENTDPEKVERDLLPLVPENDRTVFSHLLILHGRRVCKARKPLCEACVLSDLCPSSRV; encoded by the coding sequence GTGACCGAGCGCAGAGAGCAGACCGAGCGCCGCGCGGCGCCCTTCCCGGAGGTCTTCGCGCGCCTCTCGGCGGAGTACCCCGGGGCGGACACGGAGCTCAGGTGGTCCGACCCGCTTGAGCTTCTCGTGGCGGTGATCCTCTCGGCCCAGTCAACGGACGTCCGGGTCAACGCGGTAACGGAGTCGCTCTTCAGGAAGTACCGCTCGCCGGAGGACTACCTCGCTGTCGCGCAGGAGGAGCTCGAAGAGGACATCCGACCCGCAGGCTTCTTTCGCAACAAGGCAAAGGCCATCCAGGGCATGGCCCGGCGGCTGATCGAAGCCCACGACGGCGAGGTTCCGCGCTCGATGGAGGACCTCGTCGCGCTGCCGGGCGTCGGGCGCAAGACGGCGAACGTCGTTCTCGGCAACGCCTTCGGGATAAACGAGGGCGTCGTTGTCGACACGCACGTAAAGCGCCTCGCAAACCGTCTCGGCCTCACAGAGAACACCGACCCCGAAAAGGTCGAGCGTGACCTTCTCCCGCTCGTTCCCGAAAACGACCGGACGGTCTTCTCTCACCTCCTGATCCTCCACGGAAGACGCGTCTGCAAGGCGAGAAAACCCCTCTGCGAAGCCTGCGTCCTCTCCGACCTCTGCCCCTCCTCACGCGTCTAG
- a CDS encoding biotin transporter BioY — MNTSVMVRVGLMAAVMAVVAQIAIPIQPVPFTFQVLGVILSGFLLGPKYGALSQVVYLLVGAVGVPVFANFSGGFDSLVGPTGGYLLSYPLAAALAGLAAGAAASSSRGRALSLCALWGGAGLVVIYALGATWLSFATQLPAGVALAQGVLPFVPFDLIKVGLAAVIATAAAPAISTSRA, encoded by the coding sequence ATGAACACCAGCGTGATGGTCAGGGTCGGTCTGATGGCGGCGGTCATGGCGGTCGTGGCCCAGATCGCGATCCCAATTCAGCCCGTACCCTTTACGTTCCAGGTGCTGGGCGTGATCCTCTCGGGGTTTCTTCTGGGACCGAAGTACGGGGCTCTCTCTCAGGTCGTCTACCTGCTTGTCGGGGCGGTCGGGGTGCCGGTCTTCGCGAACTTCTCGGGCGGCTTCGATTCCCTTGTCGGTCCGACGGGAGGATACCTGCTCTCCTACCCGCTCGCGGCGGCGCTTGCGGGTCTTGCGGCCGGGGCCGCGGCGAGCTCTTCGAGAGGTCGCGCGCTCTCCCTGTGCGCCCTCTGGGGCGGGGCGGGTCTCGTGGTGATCTACGCTCTCGGAGCGACCTGGCTCTCGTTCGCCACCCAGCTGCCCGCAGGGGTCGCGCTCGCTCAGGGCGTCCTGCCGTTCGTGCCCTTCGACCTGATCAAGGTCGGACTCGCCGCCGTGATCGCGACCGCCGCCGCCCCGGCCATCTCCACCTCGCGGGCCTAG
- a CDS encoding class I SAM-dependent methyltransferase — MQPVTEKRDFPARLLDLAEQTAGLAQTALYRAVGRRFPYESLSWEAVALDLEDLLGGSSGTVEKVLSEDRLLETERHVRDLLEEIRAEDPFLRRWAADSVLARCCYLLCRLLRPSVVVETGVAYGVSSAFLLAALAENGRGELHSIDLVPPRRGARRFQGVAVPESLRGRWTLHRGASRRVLPPLLRSLRERGGVDLFVHDSLHSRANMEGEFALVWPELRRGGAVVADDVERNAAFGSLQRRKPALWRVVCDRETDPLHGPPASVAFGVAVKGRRDRRYNPDS, encoded by the coding sequence ATGCAACCGGTAACGGAGAAGAGGGACTTTCCGGCGCGGCTCCTCGACCTCGCCGAGCAGACGGCCGGGCTCGCGCAGACGGCGCTGTACCGGGCGGTCGGGCGGCGCTTCCCGTACGAGTCACTTTCCTGGGAGGCGGTCGCTCTGGACCTCGAAGACCTTCTCGGCGGCTCTTCCGGGACGGTCGAGAAGGTCCTCTCGGAGGATCGGCTCCTCGAAACGGAGCGGCACGTCCGGGACCTGCTCGAAGAGATCCGGGCCGAAGACCCGTTTCTCCGGCGCTGGGCGGCGGATTCTGTGCTCGCTCGCTGCTGCTACCTTCTCTGTCGCCTGCTGAGACCTTCGGTAGTTGTCGAGACGGGGGTCGCATACGGGGTCTCGTCGGCGTTCCTGCTCGCGGCGCTTGCGGAGAACGGGCGCGGAGAACTGCACAGCATCGACCTCGTACCCCCGCGCCGCGGCGCCCGGCGCTTTCAGGGAGTCGCGGTCCCGGAGTCGCTCCGGGGACGCTGGACCCTTCACCGGGGCGCGAGCCGCCGCGTCCTGCCACCCCTTCTCCGGTCGCTCCGGGAGCGGGGCGGAGTGGACCTCTTCGTCCACGACAGCCTGCACAGTCGCGCGAATATGGAGGGGGAGTTCGCCCTTGTCTGGCCGGAGCTTCGCCGGGGCGGGGCCGTGGTCGCCGACGACGTCGAGCGGAACGCCGCCTTCGGCTCGCTCCAGAGAAGAAAACCGGCCCTCTGGCGGGTCGTCTGCGACCGAGAGACCGACCCGCTTCACGGCCCGCCCGCTTCGGTTGCCTTCGGGGTCGCCGTCAAAGGCCGCCGGGACCGCCGCTATAATCCCGACTCGTGA